The following coding sequences are from one Pigmentibacter sp. JX0631 window:
- the glgP gene encoding alpha-glucan family phosphorylase encodes MRTIQLHIRSSLPKNLEALWELARNVWWSWNSNAINLFRRIDPQEYELSGPCPLKLLNTLPSATWENLKDDNGFLEHLNEVYNEFKEYLENGITKVQDYHERNTIAYFSMEFGLHESILLYSGGLGILSGDHLKTASDLCLPLIGVGLFYSEGYFRQNLNKEGWQTEKYDINDPFYLPMQLVTESSNNPLLIDIKINQQKVYAQVWKLNVGRIPLYLLDTNIRENSPEFRQITSRLYSGGQDLRIQQELILGIGGIKVLNKLNINPAVYHLNEGHSAFLTLERVAQFTQKGLTWQEALLATKGTQVFTIHTPVPAGNDAFPIPLLGKYLGNIKETYGIPDDDFYQLGRLPDNFSEFSMPVFALKTSGHRNGVSQLHKKISKKIWKQLWPSLLENEVPIQGITNGVHIRTWICNELVELFDFYLGKGWDAKLADPVIWKRVENIPSTELWNVHLNRKSRLLSNIPNCNFSSEYLTIGFARRFASYKRGHLIFRNINRLKKILQNSERPIQLIISGKAHPADHLGKEIIQKVVQSIQKENLSANILFLENYDMHIAQKLVRGVDVWLNNPIRPLEASGTSGIKVAINGGLNLSILDGWWDEAYEPDLGWSIGNREEIHDEFQRDDKDAESLYDKLELEIAPLYYSNKIPVEWIEKMKKSIAILIPKFSSHRMLNDYIKKSYKPASIFHENWSFHSNDQIESLKQHINNVQILKENWKQVSVAKIELKPSDTVIVGENVTLIVELFSPFPEAWLEVNLVLESSDNFHIFHNQKDLKLKCIESDQHNHHFLYKIDLETMNPEIRTYTIRICPNPIIFPEHLDLDLVAR; translated from the coding sequence ATGCGTACTATACAACTACATATACGTTCTTCTTTACCTAAAAATCTAGAAGCTCTTTGGGAACTTGCTAGGAATGTCTGGTGGTCTTGGAATAGTAATGCCATTAATTTATTTAGAAGAATAGATCCTCAAGAATACGAACTCAGTGGTCCCTGTCCATTAAAACTTTTAAATACATTGCCTTCTGCTACATGGGAAAATTTAAAAGATGACAATGGATTTTTAGAACATTTAAATGAAGTTTATAATGAATTTAAAGAATATTTAGAAAACGGAATTACTAAAGTTCAAGATTATCATGAAAGAAATACAATTGCATATTTTTCAATGGAATTTGGCTTGCATGAAAGTATTTTACTTTACTCTGGCGGACTTGGTATCTTATCAGGCGATCATTTAAAAACAGCGAGCGATTTGTGCTTGCCTTTAATTGGTGTTGGACTTTTTTATTCTGAAGGTTATTTTCGCCAAAATTTAAATAAAGAAGGTTGGCAAACTGAAAAATATGATATTAATGATCCTTTTTATTTGCCAATGCAACTTGTTACGGAATCATCTAATAATCCTTTACTAATCGATATAAAAATTAATCAACAAAAAGTTTATGCCCAAGTCTGGAAACTTAATGTAGGAAGAATTCCATTGTATTTGCTTGATACAAACATAAGAGAAAATTCTCCTGAATTTAGACAAATTACATCTAGATTGTATTCCGGCGGTCAGGATCTAAGAATACAACAAGAATTGATTCTTGGAATTGGCGGAATCAAAGTACTAAATAAACTAAATATAAATCCCGCTGTTTATCATTTAAATGAAGGCCATTCAGCATTTCTGACTTTAGAAAGAGTAGCTCAATTCACTCAAAAAGGTTTAACATGGCAAGAAGCATTACTCGCAACAAAAGGAACACAAGTGTTTACAATTCACACACCTGTCCCTGCTGGAAATGATGCTTTTCCTATTCCTTTGCTTGGAAAATATTTGGGAAATATTAAAGAAACATATGGTATACCAGATGATGACTTTTATCAATTAGGTCGACTTCCTGATAATTTTTCAGAATTTTCTATGCCTGTATTTGCTTTAAAAACAAGTGGGCATCGAAATGGTGTTAGCCAATTACACAAAAAAATATCTAAAAAAATATGGAAACAACTTTGGCCAAGTTTACTTGAAAACGAAGTTCCTATTCAAGGGATCACAAATGGCGTACATATTCGAACTTGGATTTGTAATGAATTAGTTGAATTATTTGATTTTTATTTGGGTAAAGGGTGGGATGCCAAACTTGCTGATCCCGTTATTTGGAAAAGAGTTGAAAACATTCCAAGTACAGAACTTTGGAATGTACATTTGAATAGAAAAAGTAGATTGTTATCAAATATCCCAAATTGCAATTTTTCAAGCGAATATTTAACAATAGGCTTTGCAAGAAGATTTGCTAGTTATAAACGTGGTCATCTTATTTTTAGAAATATTAATAGACTGAAAAAAATTCTCCAAAATTCTGAACGGCCTATCCAATTAATTATTTCTGGAAAAGCACATCCAGCTGATCATTTAGGCAAAGAAATTATTCAAAAAGTTGTTCAATCAATTCAAAAAGAAAATTTATCTGCAAATATTTTATTCTTAGAAAATTATGACATGCATATTGCTCAAAAATTAGTTCGAGGTGTTGATGTTTGGTTAAATAATCCTATCAGACCACTAGAAGCATCTGGAACTAGCGGAATAAAAGTTGCAATTAATGGTGGATTAAATTTATCAATTTTAGATGGATGGTGGGATGAAGCATACGAACCTGATTTAGGTTGGAGTATAGGTAACAGAGAAGAAATTCATGATGAATTTCAACGCGACGATAAAGATGCTGAAAGTTTATATGATAAATTAGAATTAGAAATTGCCCCTTTATACTATAGCAATAAAATACCGGTTGAATGGATTGAGAAAATGAAAAAATCCATTGCTATTTTAATACCAAAATTTAGCTCACATCGAATGCTAAATGACTATATTAAAAAATCATACAAACCAGCTTCGATATTTCATGAAAATTGGTCTTTTCATTCTAACGACCAAATTGAGTCCTTGAAGCAGCATATAAATAATGTCCAAATATTAAAAGAAAATTGGAAGCAAGTTTCAGTTGCTAAAATTGAGTTAAAACCATCAGATACCGTTATTGTTGGTGAAAACGTTACTTTAATAGTTGAATTATTTTCACCATTTCCTGAAGCATGGTTAGAGGTAAATCTAGTTTTAGAAAGTTCCGATAATTTTCACATATTTCATAATCAGAAAGATTTAAAATTAAAATGTATAGAGAGTGACCAGCATAATCATCACTTTCTTTACAAAATAGATTTAGAAACAATGAATCCAGAAATTAGAACTTACACAATTAGAATTTGTCCAAATCCCATAATATTTCCAGAACATCTTGATTTGGATTTAGTCGCAAGGTAA
- a CDS encoding adenylate/guanylate cyclase domain-containing protein: protein MKTNKPQKFNATVLFCDIRKFTTLFDEKPPEEAFSFANYVLSSLSKVIIKNKGTVDKIMGDGILAHFGITDSQKEHAKFACICALKILDEITVINSNYYFLKKPIISVGIGINTGDVVFGNITVGNKLVSSIYGDVVNTASKIEHLTRNFLVDIICSESTYLSCSNYLNFNALGKVNITGKKNQQSLYWLLPTNFSKIKKDDL from the coding sequence ATGAAGACAAATAAGCCGCAAAAATTTAATGCAACTGTTTTATTTTGTGATATCCGTAAATTTACTACATTATTCGATGAAAAACCGCCTGAAGAAGCGTTCTCTTTTGCAAATTATGTCCTTTCTAGTTTAAGTAAAGTTATTATTAAAAATAAGGGAACAGTAGATAAAATAATGGGGGATGGAATTTTAGCGCATTTTGGTATCACTGATTCACAAAAAGAACATGCAAAATTTGCATGCATTTGTGCGCTAAAAATATTAGACGAAATAACGGTTATTAATTCAAATTACTATTTCTTAAAAAAACCTATTATTTCAGTTGGGATAGGAATTAATACTGGTGATGTTGTTTTTGGTAATATCACGGTTGGAAACAAACTAGTCTCTTCTATTTATGGAGATGTTGTAAATACTGCTTCAAAAATTGAGCACTTAACTAGAAATTTCTTAGTTGATATTATTTGTTCAGAAAGTACATATTTATCTTGTAGTAATTATCTTAATTTTAACGCTCTTGGAAAAGTAAATATAACTGGAAAAAAAAATCAGCAGTCCCTTTATTGGCTATTACCTACAAATTTCAGTAAAATCAAAAAGGATGACTTATGA
- a CDS encoding aldehyde dehydrogenase family protein, whose product MFSPNNIENIQECLNFISGKWELPEEKMGHITSPFTGQIIANTYRSKNATVNSAVLSASKSQQEWEKYSYRDRAAIFLNYRKWLIENLTELAKIISNECGKLPNEAKDGLLKGIEILDYAVSIQNLDQLGKMTVSKGVQCEYRREPLGVVAGITPSNFPAMVPMWMFPIAIMVGNSFIWKPSEKTAMTAYYLAQGFKEAGLPDGVLNVIQGDKETVDLLCDHENIKAIAFVGSTPVAKHVYTKATTSGKRALTLGGAKNHIFLMPDAINELAVEGILSSFTGCCGQRCMAASVLLAIGDTQKIIEDIIIKAKNFTPGKDIGALITKQSLQKVEKAISTASLNKEQILVDGRNPKVEKELSLGNWLNPTIIDYVLPESILAKEELFAPVLSIIRCKNIEEAMQIENANPYGNAASVFTTRGDIAEFVTLNARAGMIGINVGIPVPREPFSFGGINHSKFGHGDITSDGGLEFWSNRKKVTTKWFQIKNQNWMS is encoded by the coding sequence ATGTTCTCGCCCAATAACATTGAGAATATTCAAGAATGTCTTAATTTTATTTCAGGTAAATGGGAGCTTCCTGAAGAAAAAATGGGACACATTACGAGCCCTTTTACAGGACAGATCATAGCGAATACCTATCGTAGCAAAAATGCAACCGTTAATTCAGCTGTACTCAGTGCAAGTAAAAGTCAGCAAGAATGGGAAAAATATAGTTACCGAGATCGAGCTGCTATTTTTCTAAATTATCGTAAATGGTTAATAGAAAATCTAACAGAACTAGCAAAAATTATTAGTAATGAATGTGGGAAGTTACCGAACGAAGCGAAGGATGGATTGTTAAAAGGAATTGAAATTTTAGATTATGCTGTTTCTATTCAAAATCTCGATCAACTTGGAAAAATGACTGTTTCTAAAGGTGTGCAATGCGAATATAGGCGCGAACCTTTAGGAGTCGTAGCAGGTATAACTCCAAGCAATTTTCCAGCTATGGTTCCAATGTGGATGTTTCCTATAGCAATTATGGTTGGAAATAGTTTTATTTGGAAACCATCAGAAAAAACAGCGATGACTGCATATTATTTAGCGCAAGGTTTCAAAGAAGCAGGTTTACCTGATGGTGTTTTAAATGTTATTCAAGGGGATAAAGAAACAGTAGATTTATTATGTGATCATGAAAATATTAAAGCAATTGCTTTTGTTGGTTCTACACCAGTTGCAAAACATGTTTATACAAAAGCTACTACGTCTGGAAAAAGAGCTCTTACCTTGGGTGGAGCTAAAAATCATATATTTTTAATGCCAGACGCAATTAATGAACTTGCCGTTGAAGGAATTCTTTCTTCATTTACCGGTTGTTGCGGACAACGCTGCATGGCCGCTAGTGTTTTACTTGCAATAGGTGATACACAAAAAATTATCGAAGATATTATTATTAAAGCTAAGAATTTTACGCCTGGAAAAGATATCGGAGCCTTAATAACGAAACAATCTTTACAGAAAGTAGAGAAAGCAATTTCTACGGCGAGTTTAAATAAAGAACAAATTTTAGTTGATGGACGAAACCCAAAAGTTGAAAAAGAATTATCTCTAGGTAATTGGTTAAACCCAACCATTATTGATTATGTTTTACCTGAAAGCATTCTTGCAAAAGAAGAATTATTTGCGCCAGTACTATCTATTATTCGTTGTAAAAATATTGAAGAAGCAATGCAAATAGAAAATGCTAACCCCTATGGCAATGCCGCATCAGTTTTTACAACGAGAGGTGATATTGCAGAATTTGTTACATTAAATGCTAGAGCTGGAATGATTGGTATTAATGTTGGAATACCGGTTCCAAGAGAACCTTTTTCTTTTGGAGGCATTAATCATTCGAAATTTGGGCATGGAGATATTACAAGTGATGGAGGCTTAGAGTTCTGGAGCAACCGGAAAAAAGTAACAACTAAATGGTTTCAAATAAAAAATCAAAATTGGATGTCCTAA
- a CDS encoding AAA family ATPase: MISFEEFIQNTIYYRHHAFLFVSKYFEANSLPENDFCLLLKHLAGIELTQIKDGNIFETATQHNDIFVADRTRKILRLEDLNKVKELILYQPSEGKRRVIYIENCDRMNLNSANALLKALEEPQTKTVFILTTRNINTVIPTIASRCQKVFISFHNFSQNNILNTINIDDFNLIKNLISSFKNYFPNLPKSLFEKPTKNLQAAEIKSVLDLCEKIAKEYSPQTIQDIIVLATNENLKKDHSFLMIAKSILANVTEWKQAENLNPSTYLWLTRIFLGHKIN, translated from the coding sequence ATGATTTCGTTTGAAGAATTTATTCAAAATACAATTTATTATAGACATCATGCATTTTTATTTGTGTCGAAATACTTTGAAGCAAATAGCTTGCCTGAAAATGATTTTTGTTTGTTACTAAAACATTTAGCAGGTATTGAGTTAACACAAATAAAAGATGGAAATATTTTTGAAACCGCTACTCAACATAATGACATTTTTGTTGCTGACAGGACAAGAAAAATATTAAGGCTTGAAGATTTAAATAAAGTAAAAGAATTAATTCTGTATCAACCATCCGAAGGTAAAAGAAGAGTTATCTATATTGAAAACTGCGATAGAATGAATTTAAACTCTGCAAATGCTTTACTTAAAGCTTTAGAAGAACCTCAAACAAAAACAGTTTTTATTTTAACAACTAGAAATATTAATACAGTAATTCCTACTATTGCGAGTCGCTGTCAAAAAGTTTTTATTTCTTTTCATAATTTTTCACAAAATAACATTTTAAATACAATCAATATTGATGATTTTAATTTAATTAAAAATTTAATTAGTAGTTTCAAAAATTATTTTCCTAATCTTCCAAAATCTCTTTTCGAAAAACCTACCAAAAACTTGCAAGCAGCTGAAATAAAAAGTGTGCTCGATTTATGTGAAAAAATAGCCAAAGAATATTCTCCACAAACAATTCAAGATATAATTGTGTTAGCTACAAATGAAAACTTAAAAAAAGACCATAGTTTCCTTATGATAGCCAAATCAATTTTAGCGAATGTAACAGAATGGAAACAAGCTGAAAACCTTAATCCATCAACATATTTATGGTTAACAAGAATTTTTTTAGGTCACAAAATAAATTAA
- a CDS encoding URC4/urg3 family protein, translating to MNDMLKDLSGDIHDIEYIFSPLTIRKKALEIFNLSLANKTFFQVNSDKLDEVSTFVSSVTLDNYPNLNIPFHSRWNHFNVGHFDRLSELKLALKDLTTYQITKSKIDLVIISVLLDAGAGSRWKYFEKSTGKEYSRSEGLAVASLRLFLSGFFSLDSNKPYQVHAEKLRQLTLEELANALQVSEKNFLIGLDGRLKLLQNLGETLLKDPEMFGADKPRIGNILDYLQEKFPTGHMTATQILRTIQRGLGSIWPGRISINKINLGDVWSYPLLGDGIESLVPFHKLSQWLSYSMFEPLMEAGFTIGQIDNLTGLAEYRNGGLMLDSGLISLKNKDDLDKLHHPGSPIIVEWRALTIVLLDEIAKKVTENLGKKSTEFPLARVLEGGTWWAGRKIAAQLRKDGSPPIKIDSDGTVF from the coding sequence ATGAATGATATGCTCAAAGATCTTAGTGGAGATATTCACGATATAGAATATATTTTTTCTCCGCTTACTATTAGAAAAAAAGCTTTAGAAATATTTAACTTATCTTTAGCAAACAAGACTTTTTTTCAAGTAAATTCTGACAAATTGGATGAAGTATCTACTTTTGTTTCTTCTGTTACTTTAGATAATTATCCAAATTTAAATATCCCCTTTCATTCGCGTTGGAATCATTTTAATGTTGGTCATTTTGATAGATTATCTGAACTAAAATTAGCATTAAAAGATTTAACTACTTATCAAATAACTAAATCAAAAATAGATTTAGTTATTATAAGCGTATTACTTGATGCTGGCGCTGGAAGTAGATGGAAATACTTTGAAAAATCTACTGGAAAAGAATATTCTCGTTCCGAAGGTTTGGCCGTAGCTAGCCTGCGCTTGTTTCTTTCTGGCTTTTTTTCTCTTGATTCTAATAAACCATATCAAGTCCATGCAGAAAAATTAAGACAACTTACATTAGAAGAATTAGCAAATGCACTCCAAGTATCAGAGAAAAATTTTCTAATTGGCTTAGATGGTCGCTTAAAATTACTGCAAAATTTAGGGGAAACTTTACTTAAAGATCCTGAAATGTTTGGAGCTGATAAACCAAGAATTGGAAATATCTTAGATTATTTGCAAGAAAAATTCCCAACTGGGCACATGACTGCTACTCAAATTTTACGTACAATACAAAGAGGTTTAGGATCAATTTGGCCCGGTCGTATTTCTATTAATAAAATAAATTTAGGTGATGTCTGGAGCTATCCTTTATTAGGTGATGGTATAGAGTCTTTGGTTCCTTTTCATAAATTGTCACAATGGCTTTCATACTCTATGTTTGAACCCTTAATGGAAGCTGGTTTTACCATTGGACAAATCGATAATTTAACAGGTCTTGCTGAGTATAGAAATGGTGGATTAATGCTTGATTCAGGATTAATTTCATTAAAAAACAAAGATGATTTAGATAAACTGCATCATCCCGGTTCACCCATAATTGTTGAATGGCGAGCATTAACAATAGTTTTATTAGATGAAATTGCTAAAAAAGTAACAGAAAATTTAGGAAAAAAATCTACTGAATTTCCATTAGCTAGAGTTCTTGAAGGTGGAACATGGTGGGCAGGACGAAAAATTGCAGCGCAACTTAGGAAAGATGGTTCTCCGCCAATAAAAATTGATAGTGATGGCACTGTCTTTTAA
- the tmk gene encoding dTMP kinase, with product MAFIVFEGGEGAGKTTQLEFLHKALKKQGKICLLTREPGGTPFAEQIRSLFKQVDPSIESPLPLTELLLVSASRAQHVAKVIQPELGEKKIILCDRFLDSTYVYQSILGKIPKQTIDKISHIFLEDLVPDLTFIFSADLDIALQRMAKEKKRTLDRMDSQEKEIHQVIKEGYTKIYQERYTYPNGKVPNRVLIDANQSKEQIHMQIKVALEKHLGISI from the coding sequence ATGGCGTTTATTGTATTTGAAGGCGGAGAAGGAGCAGGAAAAACGACACAACTCGAGTTTCTTCATAAAGCTTTAAAAAAACAAGGAAAAATTTGCCTACTAACTAGAGAACCAGGCGGAACCCCGTTTGCAGAACAAATTCGCTCATTGTTTAAACAAGTCGATCCTAGTATAGAATCTCCTCTCCCTTTAACAGAATTGCTTTTAGTTTCTGCATCCCGAGCTCAACATGTAGCCAAGGTTATTCAACCTGAACTTGGTGAAAAAAAAATAATTTTATGTGATCGTTTTCTAGACAGTACCTATGTCTATCAAAGTATATTAGGAAAAATTCCAAAACAAACTATCGATAAAATTTCCCATATTTTTTTAGAAGATCTTGTTCCAGATCTCACTTTTATTTTTTCGGCGGATCTTGATATTGCTTTACAACGGATGGCGAAAGAAAAAAAACGAACATTAGATCGCATGGATTCACAAGAAAAAGAAATTCATCAAGTGATAAAAGAAGGATATACAAAAATATATCAAGAACGATATACATACCCTAATGGCAAAGTACCTAATCGAGTTTTAATAGATGCCAATCAAAGTAAAGAACAGATACATATGCAAATTAAAGTCGCGTTAGAAAAACATTTAGGTATTTCTATATGA
- a CDS encoding GTP cyclohydrolase II: MVNFGHVLLTSHPASIFKQAAPLNWGEADPLLRGPVVASLTKREHRNAIGTHSGSYSVYRALANASGALTVEHRPDLTNTSPVVDIGPFPSWGDPEKIVSLDPWGAKVGEVFQSFFTKGYDIRPTIAITKAHINMPEISSAIDAGRLHIDDKIISKNKDVLVTKAAIDPVWYLPGIAKRFQVSEGDLRRVLFDQTGGMFPELITRRDLKVLLPPIGSTSIYIFGEVNHVSDLSKKLTVRIHDECNGSDVFGSDICTCRPYLTHGIEESIRTAQEGGAGVIVYFRKEGRALGEVTKFLVYNARKRQEGGDSAATYFHRTECIAGVQDMRFQQLMPDVLHWLGIRRIDNLVSMSDMKYNAIVNSGIEIGRRVSIPDELIPPDAQVEMEAKKAAGYYTEGKTKSVTELKKVKGRKLDE; the protein is encoded by the coding sequence ATGGTTAACTTTGGACATGTTTTGTTAACTTCACATCCAGCAAGTATATTTAAACAGGCCGCACCTTTAAATTGGGGAGAAGCCGATCCTTTACTAAGAGGACCTGTCGTAGCATCTTTAACGAAACGTGAGCACAGAAATGCTATTGGAACTCATAGCGGAAGTTATTCAGTATATAGAGCATTAGCTAATGCCTCAGGAGCTCTTACGGTAGAACACCGACCAGATTTAACAAATACATCACCCGTGGTTGATATTGGACCATTTCCATCTTGGGGAGATCCCGAAAAAATTGTGAGCTTAGATCCTTGGGGAGCTAAAGTTGGAGAAGTTTTTCAAAGTTTTTTCACAAAAGGGTATGATATACGCCCAACAATCGCTATTACAAAAGCACATATTAATATGCCCGAAATATCTTCGGCAATTGATGCTGGCAGACTTCATATAGATGATAAAATTATTTCAAAAAATAAAGATGTTCTTGTTACCAAAGCCGCAATCGATCCGGTCTGGTATCTTCCAGGAATAGCAAAACGTTTTCAGGTTTCAGAAGGAGATCTCAGGCGGGTATTATTCGATCAAACTGGTGGAATGTTTCCAGAACTCATTACAAGACGAGACTTAAAAGTACTACTACCGCCTATAGGAAGTACAAGTATTTATATTTTTGGTGAAGTAAATCATGTAAGTGATTTATCAAAAAAACTTACTGTAAGAATCCACGATGAATGTAATGGTTCAGATGTTTTTGGCTCAGATATTTGTACTTGCAGACCCTATCTTACACATGGAATAGAAGAATCTATTCGTACTGCTCAAGAAGGAGGAGCAGGAGTTATTGTTTATTTTCGAAAAGAAGGAAGAGCACTAGGCGAAGTAACAAAATTTTTAGTTTACAATGCGAGAAAACGCCAAGAAGGTGGAGACAGTGCAGCAACATATTTTCATCGCACAGAATGTATTGCTGGTGTTCAAGACATGCGTTTTCAGCAACTCATGCCAGATGTTTTACATTGGTTAGGAATTCGTAGAATTGATAATTTAGTCTCAATGAGTGATATGAAATATAATGCAATAGTAAATAGTGGGATTGAGATTGGAAGAAGAGTTTCTATACCTGATGAATTAATTCCACCAGATGCACAAGTAGAAATGGAAGCCAAAAAAGCTGCTGGTTATTATACTGAAGGTAAAACAAAAAGTGTCACAGAACTTAAAAAAGTAAAAGGACGCAAATTAGATGAATGA
- a CDS encoding RNA-binding protein produces MGTKLYVGNLPFSATENDIASLFEKAGKVESVRAVMDRETGRFKGFCFVEMQTKEDADKAIEMFNGSELNNRPMVVNPARPPEPRNHRGGFNGGQRGDRQGRPTRY; encoded by the coding sequence GTGGGTACCAAGTTATATGTAGGCAATTTGCCTTTTTCTGCTACAGAGAATGATATTGCTAGCCTTTTTGAAAAAGCTGGGAAAGTTGAATCTGTAAGAGCAGTTATGGATCGTGAAACAGGACGTTTTAAAGGGTTTTGTTTCGTAGAAATGCAAACAAAAGAAGATGCTGACAAAGCAATTGAAATGTTTAATGGAAGTGAACTAAATAATCGCCCTATGGTTGTTAATCCAGCTCGTCCACCAGAACCTCGCAATCACCGTGGAGGCTTCAACGGAGGCCAACGTGGTGACCGCCAAGGCCGCCCTACGCGTTACTAA
- a CDS encoding redoxin domain-containing protein, with protein MRLNVIKKIILLLSFVFTNQIIAQCKEFEEKNFDFLLNSESKIELIFFSSWCSDCKDDLLKLSKEQKILKNKIVIINTFDRIENANKALKALNVDFDCYFDKNRVLTKKYNIKTVPSHIYINN; from the coding sequence ATGCGACTAAATGTAATTAAAAAAATTATATTACTACTTTCTTTTGTATTTACAAATCAAATTATTGCTCAATGTAAAGAATTTGAAGAGAAAAATTTTGATTTTCTTTTAAATAGTGAAAGCAAAATTGAATTAATATTTTTCTCATCTTGGTGCTCTGATTGTAAAGATGATCTTTTAAAGTTAAGCAAAGAACAAAAAATATTAAAAAATAAAATTGTGATAATAAATACTTTTGACAGAATTGAAAATGCTAATAAAGCATTAAAAGCACTAAATGTTGATTTTGATTGTTACTTTGATAAAAATAGAGTTTTAACAAAAAAATATAACATTAAAACTGTTCCAAGTCATATTTATATAAATAATTAA